From a region of the Nocardia sp. XZ_19_385 genome:
- a CDS encoding TetR/AcrR family transcriptional regulator: MPRVSEEHLERRRQQILSAARTCFVRKGFHETSMQDVFAESGLSAGAVYRYFKSKNDIIAALANHTAVPLRALMAEQIHLDPLPTPAEVLGAVAQHVVENGGPGGTVRLAPQAWALALVDPDAGRYVKEAMSGLRGCWVEYAVRMRDAGWLPGDADPDAVAAVILGLLPGFILQHLIIGDVSPETLAKGVRTLMPYGEPTVP; this comes from the coding sequence ATGCCCCGAGTCAGCGAAGAACATCTGGAACGTCGCCGCCAGCAAATTTTGAGCGCCGCCCGCACCTGCTTTGTCCGCAAAGGGTTCCACGAGACCTCGATGCAGGATGTATTCGCTGAATCCGGGCTGTCAGCCGGTGCGGTCTACCGGTACTTCAAGTCCAAGAACGACATCATCGCGGCGCTGGCAAACCATACGGCAGTTCCGTTGCGGGCCTTGATGGCCGAGCAGATCCACCTCGATCCGCTGCCCACTCCGGCGGAGGTGCTCGGGGCGGTCGCCCAGCATGTGGTCGAGAACGGTGGTCCGGGCGGGACAGTCCGGCTCGCGCCACAAGCCTGGGCGCTGGCGCTGGTCGACCCCGATGCCGGCCGCTACGTCAAAGAGGCCATGAGCGGATTGCGCGGCTGCTGGGTGGAATACGCCGTGCGGATGCGTGATGCGGGCTGGCTCCCCGGCGATGCCGACCCCGATGCGGTGGCGGCGGTGATCCTCGGGCTCCTCCCAGGTTTCATCCTGCAGCACCTGATCATCGGCGACGTCTCACCGGAAACCTTGGCCAAAGGTGTGCGTACGTTGATGCCCTACGGTGAGCCCACCGTCCCCTGA
- a CDS encoding TetR/AcrR family transcriptional regulator, producing the protein MPRRSQEDRSRTTKAALEQAGRRLFGERGFAGTSAEQLVAEAGVTRGALHHHYGDKRGLFVAVLEQLEVGNMAEIENAIAASGTDDLLAAMAIGLNTFLEICQRPEMIRIALYDAPAVLGWQAFRELEIRHGLGMTMRQLEAAREAGLIPDIPIHTVAHLLLAAITEAGHIVAHAADKDAARLEAQQSLMLLVGGLLLPQ; encoded by the coding sequence ATGCCACGTCGTAGCCAGGAGGACCGCTCCCGCACCACCAAAGCCGCGCTCGAACAAGCAGGCCGCCGCCTGTTCGGCGAGCGCGGCTTCGCGGGCACCTCGGCCGAGCAACTCGTCGCCGAGGCCGGCGTCACCCGTGGCGCCCTGCACCACCATTACGGCGACAAACGCGGCCTCTTCGTCGCGGTGCTCGAACAGTTGGAGGTGGGCAACATGGCGGAGATCGAGAATGCCATCGCCGCCTCCGGCACCGACGACCTGCTCGCCGCAATGGCCATCGGCCTCAACACCTTCCTGGAGATCTGCCAGCGCCCGGAGATGATCCGGATCGCCCTCTACGACGCCCCGGCCGTCCTCGGCTGGCAGGCCTTTCGCGAACTCGAGATCCGCCACGGCCTCGGCATGACCATGCGCCAACTCGAAGCCGCCCGGGAAGCGGGGCTGATCCCCGACATCCCCATCCACACCGTGGCCCATCTACTGCTGGCCGCGATCACCGAAGCGGGCCACATTGTCGCCCACGCGGCGGACAAGGACGCTGCCCGTCTGGAAGCCCAGCAGTCCCTGATGCTGCTCGTCGGCGGTTTGCTGCTGCCGCAGTAG
- a CDS encoding amidase yields the protein MTAPSRRRLSAVPDRAPEPTDLGLADTAAALSHGALSSTAAVTAALDRIDASQPGLNAFRLVRRERALAEAAAADKRLAAGERLPLLGVPIAVKDDTDIAGEPTAFGCGGEFEPKIEDAESVRRLRAAGAVIVGKTNTCELGQLPFTSGAAFGHTRNPWAAEHTPGGSSGGSAAAVAAGLVPAALGSDGAGSVRIPAAWTNLVGIKPQRGRISTWPEAEAFHGLTVNGPLARTVADAALLLDVAAGPHAGDRHTPEPISAVDAVGRDPGRLRIALSLRIPFTATKTALDPEVESATRRLAATLRKLGHSVTIADLHYGLMIGASFLPRSMSGIRARYGQMPGAAVDPRTRTNVLLGRVLDGPALFAARQAEPLLHKRIGGFFDDYDLVLAPTTATPPPRAEDIDGIGFNATNNLITAACPYTWPWNVLGWPSVNVPAGFTEAGLPVGAQLMGTANTEPLLISVAAQLESELHWERHRPEPWWG from the coding sequence ATGACAGCGCCGAGCCGCCGCCGACTCTCGGCGGTCCCCGACCGGGCCCCCGAGCCCACCGACCTGGGACTGGCCGACACCGCGGCCGCCCTCTCGCACGGCGCGCTGAGCTCCACCGCCGCCGTCACCGCCGCGCTGGACCGGATCGACGCCAGCCAGCCCGGACTCAACGCCTTCCGTCTCGTGCGCCGCGAACGCGCCCTCGCCGAAGCCGCCGCAGCGGACAAACGCCTCGCCGCGGGTGAACGACTACCGCTGCTCGGGGTCCCGATCGCCGTCAAGGACGACACCGATATCGCCGGTGAGCCAACAGCTTTCGGCTGCGGCGGCGAGTTCGAGCCGAAGATCGAGGATGCCGAATCGGTGCGCCGACTACGCGCGGCGGGCGCGGTGATCGTCGGCAAGACCAACACCTGCGAACTCGGTCAGCTGCCGTTCACCAGCGGCGCGGCCTTCGGCCACACCCGCAACCCGTGGGCGGCCGAGCACACCCCCGGCGGCTCCTCGGGCGGCTCCGCCGCCGCCGTCGCCGCCGGATTGGTCCCGGCCGCACTGGGTTCCGACGGCGCGGGCTCGGTCCGCATTCCCGCCGCGTGGACCAACCTGGTCGGCATCAAACCGCAGCGCGGCCGGATCTCCACCTGGCCGGAAGCCGAAGCGTTCCATGGCCTCACTGTGAACGGCCCGCTCGCGCGCACCGTCGCCGACGCCGCGCTGCTGCTCGACGTGGCCGCGGGCCCGCACGCCGGTGACCGGCACACTCCCGAACCGATCAGCGCCGTCGACGCCGTCGGCCGCGATCCGGGCCGCCTGCGCATCGCGTTGTCACTGCGAATCCCGTTCACCGCCACCAAGACCGCGCTCGACCCCGAAGTCGAGTCCGCCACCCGCCGGCTGGCCGCGACCCTGCGCAAGCTCGGCCACTCGGTCACCATCGCCGACCTGCACTACGGCCTGATGATCGGCGCGTCCTTCCTGCCGCGCTCGATGAGTGGCATTCGCGCGCGGTACGGCCAAATGCCCGGCGCCGCGGTCGATCCCCGCACCCGCACCAACGTGCTGCTCGGCCGGGTACTGGACGGGCCGGCGCTGTTCGCAGCCCGGCAGGCGGAACCGTTGCTGCACAAGCGAATCGGTGGCTTCTTCGACGACTACGACCTGGTGCTCGCGCCGACCACCGCCACTCCCCCGCCGCGCGCGGAGGACATCGACGGAATCGGCTTCAACGCCACCAACAACCTCATCACCGCCGCCTGCCCCTACACCTGGCCCTGGAACGTCCTCGGCTGGCCGAGCGTGAACGTCCCGGCCGGGTTCACCGAAGCCGGTCTGCCGGTCGGCGCCCAGCTCATGGGCACCGCGAACACCGAACCGCTGCTGATTTCGGTTGCGGCGCAACTGGAATCGGAACTGCACTGGGAGCGCCACCGGCCCGAACCCTGGTGGGGTTGA
- a CDS encoding serine/threonine-protein kinase gives MVETLSPGTEFAGYTIERLLGVGGMGAVYAAWHPRLPRREAVKILPQNFSASAEFRARFLREAEMAARLDHRNIVAVHDRGEFEGRLWIAMEYVDGFDAAELLLREGALPVERVVGLVAEVAQGLDEAHRSGMLHRDVKPANILIEPVDGDAGRVLVADFGIARAAGDGTALTEVGTVVGTLAYTAPEVLSERQVDHRADVYALGCTVFELLTGSKPFPRASVVAVMRAHLGEPPPRARQARPSLPPGIDAVIARAMAKNPEDRYSSCGALAAAVAGAFGQAVEPTMLVVRPPSIPSQPTVRARPVPPPEQPRRLRYAAVAAGVLAVLIAATGIVVLQRDSPGPAAAPVLPTGTPSGVTWGKYQFVVDALPQLLPARPVTTGYQGIRCAAVDEQDNPADLGKVPRTIARLSCSGNHNPVTDVDIQCATNRTPFYLADAHPLGDLRWERRTGRGRVTWMDIDLAGRRSGAVGLEFDDTARNFCQVAVMGGASGKDLYDRWWPDAPF, from the coding sequence ATGGTCGAAACACTCAGTCCTGGAACAGAATTCGCGGGATACACGATCGAACGGCTACTCGGGGTCGGCGGTATGGGCGCGGTGTACGCGGCGTGGCATCCGCGCCTGCCCCGACGGGAAGCGGTGAAGATCCTGCCGCAGAACTTCAGCGCGTCAGCGGAGTTCCGTGCCCGCTTTCTGCGCGAAGCCGAAATGGCCGCCCGGCTGGACCACCGCAATATCGTGGCCGTGCACGACCGCGGGGAATTCGAGGGCCGGCTCTGGATCGCGATGGAGTACGTCGACGGCTTCGATGCCGCCGAACTGCTGCTTCGCGAGGGCGCTTTGCCGGTCGAGCGGGTGGTCGGTCTTGTCGCTGAGGTCGCCCAAGGCCTGGACGAAGCGCACCGATCCGGCATGCTGCACCGGGACGTGAAGCCGGCGAACATCCTGATCGAACCCGTCGACGGCGACGCCGGGCGAGTACTGGTCGCGGATTTCGGGATCGCCCGGGCCGCCGGTGACGGCACCGCGCTGACCGAGGTCGGCACGGTAGTGGGGACCCTGGCTTACACCGCCCCGGAAGTGCTTTCCGAACGGCAAGTCGATCACCGTGCGGACGTGTATGCGTTGGGCTGCACTGTTTTCGAGTTGCTGACCGGCAGCAAACCCTTCCCGCGTGCTTCGGTGGTCGCGGTCATGCGCGCGCATCTGGGCGAGCCGCCGCCCCGCGCCCGCCAGGCGCGGCCGAGTCTGCCGCCCGGAATCGATGCGGTGATCGCGCGGGCCATGGCGAAGAATCCGGAGGATCGCTACTCCTCCTGCGGGGCGCTCGCGGCGGCGGTGGCCGGAGCTTTCGGCCAGGCGGTCGAGCCGACGATGCTGGTGGTCCGGCCACCGAGCATTCCGTCCCAGCCGACTGTCCGTGCGCGGCCGGTACCCCCGCCCGAGCAGCCGCGGCGGCTCCGGTATGCGGCTGTTGCCGCCGGTGTCCTCGCTGTGCTGATTGCGGCGACCGGTATCGTTGTGCTGCAACGAGATTCGCCGGGACCGGCGGCTGCGCCGGTGCTGCCCACCGGCACTCCCAGCGGCGTCACCTGGGGGAAATATCAGTTCGTGGTCGATGCGCTGCCACAACTGCTGCCGGCCCGGCCGGTGACCACCGGATATCAGGGAATCCGCTGTGCCGCGGTCGATGAGCAGGACAATCCGGCTGACCTGGGCAAGGTACCGCGCACCATCGCTCGCCTGAGCTGTAGCGGAAACCACAACCCGGTGACGGATGTGGATATCCAGTGCGCCACGAACCGAACCCCGTTCTACCTGGCCGATGCGCATCCGCTCGGCGACCTGCGCTGGGAGCGGCGCACCGGCCGCGGCCGCGTGACCTGGATGGACATCGACTTGGCTGGTCGCCGCTCCGGCGCCGTGGGCCTCGAATTCGACGACACCGCGCGCAACTTCTGCCAAGTCGCGGTGATGGGCGGGGCCTCGGGAAAGGATCTCTACGATCGGTGGTGGCCTGATGCGCCTTTCTGA
- a CDS encoding alpha/beta fold hydrolase: MGISTELGHSTEIALPGGRIRYHETGEGPPVVFVHGVLVNADLWRKLVPGIAAAGYRCITPDWPLGAHSIPVPGLDLTPTGVADLIATFLEQLGLTDVTLVANDTGGALTQILLTRRPERIGRVVLTSCDAYDNFLPPPFTLLPRLARIPGCIRPATELARIRALHRLPLIFGAVTKRPVPPEIADSYLLPSRNSGAIRKDLRLFLKGIDRRYTEEAATHFGEVRQPVLLAWAREDKLFPPADAERLAADLPNATVTYIDDSYAFLSEDQPELLTERILEFTRLHATS, from the coding sequence ATGGGAATCAGCACCGAGCTCGGCCACAGCACGGAAATCGCCCTGCCCGGCGGGCGCATCCGCTACCACGAAACCGGGGAGGGGCCCCCGGTCGTCTTCGTGCACGGTGTGCTGGTCAATGCCGACCTCTGGCGCAAGTTGGTGCCCGGGATCGCCGCGGCGGGCTATCGCTGCATCACTCCGGACTGGCCGCTCGGCGCGCACTCGATTCCGGTCCCCGGCCTGGATCTCACCCCGACCGGCGTCGCCGATCTGATCGCGACCTTCCTGGAGCAACTCGGCCTCACCGATGTCACCCTGGTCGCCAACGACACCGGCGGTGCGCTCACGCAGATCCTGCTGACCAGGCGTCCGGAGCGCATCGGCCGCGTGGTGCTCACCTCCTGCGACGCCTACGACAATTTCCTGCCGCCGCCGTTCACGCTGCTGCCGCGGCTGGCCCGCATCCCCGGATGCATTCGGCCCGCCACGGAACTCGCACGCATCCGGGCGCTGCACCGCCTGCCGCTGATCTTCGGCGCGGTGACCAAGCGTCCCGTCCCGCCCGAGATCGCGGACTCCTATCTCCTGCCCAGCCGCAACTCCGGTGCGATTCGGAAAGACCTGCGGCTCTTCCTGAAAGGGATCGATCGCCGCTATACCGAGGAGGCCGCCACTCATTTCGGCGAGGTGCGCCAGCCGGTGCTGCTGGCCTGGGCGCGTGAAGACAAGCTCTTCCCGCCCGCCGACGCCGAGCGTCTGGCCGCCGACCTGCCCAACGCGACGGTGACCTACATCGACGACTCCTACGCTTTCCTCTCCGAAGACCAGCCCGAGTTGCTCACCGAACGGATCCTGGAGTTCACTCGGCTGCATGCCACGTCGTAG
- a CDS encoding serine/threonine-protein kinase → MRLSEDFAGYHVERRLGAGGMGEVYLARHPRLPRHDALKILSDKHAANAEFRARFLREAEIAVRLHHPNVVAVRDRGEHDGRLWIAMQYVDGMDVAELIGQDPGGLPVERALRILTEAANGLDEIHRVGLLHLDVKPANILLAAGAEEPERVLVTDFGISRTADQDENDTEAGGFTATLAYAAPEQISAETIDHRADVYALGCTFYHLLTGSVPYLRGSPAAVMYAHLLETPPQPSLENPRVPTELDAVITTALAKDPADRYQSCGGLAAAARAAWSASRGEHVVPSAGRRRRLLAGAALVASIAVAVAISLAVRHGSDETPASGAAPVRVNADAWGTAALIARTFPELLPVAPTATGYKDLHSCLHLDARESQKYISFDEVVPRASVSCGGDADPVAVLTITCNSDRTPVTESLVMTQLEGEERWTRPSGTGVMRWGGNAGTDGRIIGKLEVHFDGPDRNFCRLRVSGAESGSELRERWWLDAPI, encoded by the coding sequence ATGCGCCTTTCTGAGGATTTCGCCGGGTATCACGTCGAACGCCGGCTCGGCGCGGGTGGCATGGGCGAGGTGTACTTGGCCCGGCATCCGCGCCTGCCACGTCATGACGCACTGAAGATCCTGTCCGACAAGCACGCCGCCAACGCGGAGTTCCGGGCCCGGTTCCTGCGTGAAGCGGAGATCGCCGTCCGGCTGCACCATCCCAATGTCGTCGCGGTGCGCGATCGCGGTGAGCACGACGGCCGGTTGTGGATCGCGATGCAGTACGTCGACGGGATGGATGTGGCCGAATTGATCGGCCAGGACCCGGGTGGGCTGCCCGTCGAGCGTGCCCTGCGGATCCTGACCGAGGCCGCCAACGGCCTCGATGAGATTCACCGGGTCGGACTGCTCCACCTCGATGTCAAACCGGCCAATATCCTGCTGGCCGCGGGCGCCGAGGAGCCCGAACGGGTGCTGGTCACCGATTTCGGTATCTCCCGCACCGCTGATCAGGACGAAAATGACACCGAGGCAGGCGGTTTCACCGCGACGCTGGCCTACGCGGCGCCCGAACAGATCAGTGCCGAAACCATCGATCACCGTGCCGATGTGTACGCGCTGGGCTGCACCTTCTATCACCTGCTCACCGGTTCGGTGCCCTACCTGCGCGGCAGCCCGGCCGCGGTGATGTACGCCCACCTGCTGGAGACGCCACCGCAGCCTTCGCTGGAAAACCCCCGGGTGCCAACAGAATTGGACGCGGTCATCACGACAGCCCTGGCCAAGGATCCGGCGGACCGCTATCAGAGCTGCGGTGGACTGGCGGCCGCCGCGCGGGCGGCCTGGTCGGCGTCGCGAGGTGAGCACGTCGTCCCGAGCGCGGGTCGGCGGCGACGTCTGCTCGCCGGTGCCGCGCTTGTCGCGAGTATCGCGGTGGCCGTGGCGATTTCGCTGGCCGTTCGGCATGGCTCCGACGAGACTCCGGCCTCGGGCGCTGCTCCGGTGCGCGTCAATGCCGACGCCTGGGGCACGGCCGCCTTGATCGCGCGGACCTTTCCGGAGCTGCTGCCGGTCGCACCGACCGCGACCGGGTACAAAGACCTGCACTCCTGTCTGCACCTGGATGCCAGAGAAAGCCAGAAGTACATCAGCTTCGACGAGGTGGTGCCGAGGGCGTCGGTGAGTTGCGGCGGCGACGCCGATCCCGTGGCGGTGCTGACGATTACCTGCAATAGCGACCGCACCCCGGTGACGGAGTCGCTGGTGATGACACAGTTGGAAGGCGAGGAACGGTGGACCAGGCCTTCGGGTACCGGCGTGATGCGCTGGGGCGGCAACGCCGGTACCGACGGCAGGATCATCGGCAAACTCGAAGTGCACTTCGACGGGCCTGATCGGAACTTCTGTCGACTTCGGGTCAGTGGCGCCGAGTCCGGTTCCGAACTCCGGGAACGATGGTGGCTCGATGCACCGATATGA
- a CDS encoding ABC transporter substrate-binding protein: protein MPGSDDIGRLQKLLRALYVPSEKPRVLRTMLGGRRRLPRPLVLLAGPAANSDLMKEIHQWFGESGGRRAVPRARAELHQLGEDSIIPGRNTTGPNAAPEAAGSEVPEHCLPILQRLVESFSRDDTAMGPIAFPRYRTADWLTRQRIPTEETQAAVELRTRLPRLLRLGSRDFDGGNSEGGDWITRLVFGVFALWPILRLWMWVSGRVPGLSKETRWFMHQRYMAPELSDSFLGFATRLTVPLRGDENADQVAKLLVHAFLEDLRDAYTKRIWRPSSWRRTAFPVALLDSVGRSGKGADLLRRINDIRNETGIFDPLVVIAVLDYNPRELTPPEPVHTLASIGDLRRGDELESLADRTASGSDADPLRQWVRGIDNSRTNRSADAWFLPLELPDPVQGRFSDSHRTHLAVPPAPPLAARKWFVASCVLIPVALLVAAALVYVPPLRGAPCSHWPWTSGIAVAERAGECVGYSDNDRQLFADDKELAAMQHEVFRQNKIAAGIRRDNPRRPLVSLVYFAGISYADSNIRYPHAQMQELAGLAVRQRRAILAPDESEPLLRIIIANGGSEMRHASWVVDTMLADLVRKDPGVLGVVGMDRSTAETARAIGKLGDLGVPVVATTLSADGLETNSPMYFQAVPSNRTQARLVADYVEGSRYPDGTPKAGQRRYNRVQVYHPKATDDIYVTTLVDDLNAELDRRGVPRDSRSWNAQRELYSFPAPCETPGFDPDTLLFFAGRNDDFATFGNAVTRGCTEPPAILGADTVTRLIADPKAMAALPASLTVRYVAKAVPVILGGAECVRGNGNYGEESGSLDFQELCGELARLVEDLAGYPDLAAYQPAWPGDRTGLAYDVAGVVLQAVRTNRSRPERTGDGINRAAIALQLRGADYKGVTGVLHFSTSRVADGSTIGVLVATGVRKAGQPQQCLLMYPPGAVAGRGPDGCPKGTKSTIETWTPPTR, encoded by the coding sequence GTGCCGGGTTCGGACGATATCGGCAGACTCCAGAAGCTCTTGCGGGCGCTGTACGTGCCCTCGGAGAAGCCCCGGGTGCTGCGGACCATGCTGGGCGGCCGGCGTCGGTTGCCGCGCCCGCTGGTGCTACTCGCCGGTCCCGCGGCGAACAGCGATCTCATGAAGGAGATCCACCAGTGGTTCGGCGAGTCGGGCGGCCGTCGTGCCGTGCCGCGGGCGCGCGCCGAATTGCATCAGCTGGGCGAGGATTCGATCATCCCCGGGCGCAATACGACCGGACCGAACGCCGCCCCGGAGGCCGCCGGCTCCGAGGTGCCCGAGCACTGCCTGCCGATTCTGCAGCGGTTGGTCGAGAGTTTCTCCCGGGACGACACCGCGATGGGTCCGATCGCGTTCCCGCGCTATCGCACCGCGGATTGGCTGACCCGGCAGCGCATTCCCACCGAGGAGACCCAGGCGGCGGTCGAGCTGCGGACCCGGCTGCCCAGGCTGCTGCGGCTGGGTTCCCGCGATTTCGATGGCGGCAATTCCGAAGGCGGCGACTGGATCACGCGGCTGGTGTTCGGCGTCTTCGCGTTGTGGCCGATCCTGCGGCTGTGGATGTGGGTCAGCGGCCGCGTCCCCGGTCTGTCGAAAGAGACGCGCTGGTTCATGCACCAGCGCTACATGGCACCCGAATTGTCGGACAGCTTCCTGGGTTTCGCGACCCGGCTGACCGTGCCGCTGCGCGGCGACGAGAACGCGGACCAGGTCGCGAAGCTGCTGGTGCACGCGTTCCTGGAGGATCTGCGCGACGCGTACACCAAGCGGATCTGGCGGCCTTCGAGCTGGCGCCGCACGGCCTTCCCGGTGGCACTGCTGGATTCCGTCGGCCGCAGCGGCAAGGGCGCCGATCTGCTGCGCCGCATCAACGACATCCGCAACGAGACCGGAATTTTCGATCCGCTGGTGGTCATCGCCGTCCTGGACTACAACCCCCGGGAACTGACGCCCCCCGAGCCGGTCCACACCCTGGCCAGCATCGGTGATCTGCGCAGGGGCGACGAGCTGGAAAGCCTCGCTGACAGAACGGCTTCCGGGTCGGATGCCGATCCGCTGCGGCAGTGGGTGCGCGGCATCGACAACAGCCGGACCAACCGTTCCGCCGACGCCTGGTTCCTGCCGTTGGAGCTACCCGATCCGGTGCAGGGCCGGTTCAGCGATTCGCACCGAACGCATCTGGCCGTGCCGCCCGCGCCACCGCTGGCGGCCCGTAAATGGTTCGTCGCGAGTTGCGTGCTGATCCCGGTAGCGCTGCTGGTCGCGGCCGCGCTGGTGTATGTGCCGCCGCTGCGTGGCGCACCCTGCTCGCATTGGCCGTGGACCTCGGGGATCGCGGTGGCCGAGCGTGCCGGTGAGTGCGTCGGTTACAGCGACAACGACCGGCAACTCTTCGCCGACGACAAGGAACTGGCGGCGATGCAGCACGAAGTGTTCCGGCAGAACAAGATTGCCGCGGGTATCCGTCGCGACAATCCACGCCGGCCGCTGGTTTCGCTGGTCTACTTCGCGGGGATCAGCTACGCGGACAGCAATATTCGCTATCCGCACGCGCAAATGCAGGAGCTGGCCGGATTGGCGGTGCGGCAGCGGCGCGCGATACTCGCACCCGACGAGTCGGAACCGTTGCTGCGCATCATCATCGCCAACGGCGGGTCGGAGATGCGGCACGCGTCCTGGGTGGTCGACACCATGCTGGCCGATCTGGTGCGCAAGGATCCGGGGGTCCTCGGGGTGGTCGGTATGGACCGCAGCACCGCCGAAACTGCCCGCGCCATCGGCAAACTCGGCGATCTCGGGGTGCCCGTCGTCGCGACCACGCTGTCCGCGGACGGCCTGGAAACCAACTCGCCGATGTACTTCCAGGCGGTGCCGAGCAACCGGACCCAGGCTCGGCTCGTAGCGGATTACGTCGAGGGATCACGCTATCCGGACGGCACACCGAAAGCCGGTCAGCGGCGGTACAACCGGGTGCAGGTCTACCACCCGAAGGCCACCGACGACATCTACGTCACCACGCTGGTCGACGACCTGAACGCAGAGCTCGACCGGCGCGGCGTGCCGCGCGACAGCCGGAGCTGGAACGCGCAGCGCGAGCTCTACAGCTTCCCCGCGCCTTGCGAGACACCGGGATTCGATCCGGACACGCTCCTGTTCTTCGCCGGGCGCAACGACGATTTCGCCACCTTCGGCAACGCCGTCACCCGGGGCTGCACGGAACCGCCCGCGATCCTCGGCGCCGACACGGTGACCCGTCTGATCGCCGACCCGAAAGCGATGGCGGCGCTACCGGCGAGCCTCACCGTGCGCTACGTCGCCAAGGCCGTTCCGGTGATTCTCGGCGGCGCGGAATGCGTGCGCGGCAACGGCAACTACGGCGAGGAATCCGGCAGCCTGGACTTCCAGGAGCTGTGCGGCGAATTGGCACGACTCGTCGAGGATCTCGCCGGCTACCCTGACCTGGCGGCCTACCAACCGGCGTGGCCGGGCGACCGCACCGGGCTGGCCTACGACGTCGCCGGGGTCGTTTTACAGGCAGTCCGGACCAATCGCTCCCGCCCGGAGCGCACCGGCGACGGAATCAACCGCGCTGCGATCGCACTGCAATTGCGCGGCGCCGACTACAAGGGCGTCACGGGCGTGCTGCACTTTTCCACCAGCCGAGTCGCCGACGGGTCGACCATCGGCGTCCTGGTCGCGACCGGCGTCCGGAAAGCCGGTCAGCCGCAACAGTGCCTGCTGATGTACCCGCCAGGCGCCGTCGCGGGTCGCGGACCAGACGGTTGCCCGAAAGGCACCAAGAGCACCATCGAGACTTGGACACCGCCCACACGATGA
- a CDS encoding serine/threonine-protein kinase, whose amino-acid sequence MPDAAEILSPGTLFAGYRIDRVIGRGGMGTVYVAAHPRLPRHDALKVLSAQHSSDAEFRARFIREAELAARLDHPNIVGVHDRGIEHGRLWIAMRFVDGIDAAALIRRGLEEVPPERAVHIISAAARGLDHAHRAGMVHRDVKPANILLESIPGQPDRVSITDFGIARTAAATTALTQVGTVLATVGYAAPEQLTAGTVDHRADVYALGCTLYELLTGAKPFPRPTVEATIHAHLHDRPPRPTSVVHLPGAIDGVIAKALSKDPARRHQSAGALAAAAGAALGIAPAPEVRVRRSPRRRAIALGAAAMVAALLGAAAYVFQFRDREPAESALSSTTVAAPNSWGAHEYMVKAFPQLLPKTQTDSGYRGLRCTAVDGNLQPIDVNQSRDSLNRLSCNGDLDPVWRLVVVCSTVSVNENFGPAADRPVTVDERWQRPSGNGRVIGQDVPASDDRRELSGQLKIQFFDETRKYCDIAVLGGNSGRDLYDRWWLDAPL is encoded by the coding sequence GTGCCTGACGCTGCCGAAATCTTATCTCCAGGAACGCTGTTCGCCGGCTACCGAATCGATCGGGTAATCGGCCGTGGCGGTATGGGCACGGTGTATGTGGCAGCCCATCCGCGCTTGCCGCGCCATGACGCCCTGAAAGTACTGTCGGCGCAACACAGTTCGGACGCCGAATTCCGGGCCCGCTTCATCCGGGAAGCGGAACTGGCGGCGCGGCTGGATCATCCGAATATCGTCGGTGTCCACGACCGCGGCATCGAGCACGGACGATTGTGGATCGCGATGCGGTTCGTCGACGGCATCGATGCCGCCGCGCTGATTCGCCGGGGCCTCGAGGAGGTGCCGCCCGAACGCGCCGTGCACATCATCAGCGCGGCGGCCCGTGGCTTGGACCACGCGCATCGCGCCGGCATGGTCCACCGGGATGTCAAACCGGCGAACATCCTGCTCGAATCTATTCCGGGACAACCCGATCGGGTTTCGATCACAGACTTCGGCATCGCGCGTACCGCCGCCGCGACGACCGCACTGACACAGGTGGGCACGGTGCTCGCGACCGTCGGTTACGCGGCGCCCGAACAGCTCACCGCGGGGACCGTCGATCACCGCGCCGATGTGTACGCGCTGGGTTGCACGCTCTACGAATTGCTGACGGGGGCGAAACCGTTTCCGCGCCCCACCGTCGAGGCGACGATCCACGCTCACCTCCACGATCGCCCGCCCCGCCCGACCAGCGTGGTCCACCTGCCCGGCGCGATCGACGGCGTGATCGCCAAGGCGCTGTCCAAGGACCCGGCGCGGCGCCACCAATCCGCGGGCGCACTCGCTGCGGCCGCCGGGGCGGCTCTGGGCATCGCGCCGGCTCCGGAGGTTCGGGTGCGGCGGTCGCCGCGCAGGCGTGCGATCGCGCTCGGTGCGGCGGCCATGGTCGCGGCCCTGCTCGGTGCGGCCGCCTACGTCTTCCAATTTCGAGATCGGGAACCCGCCGAAAGCGCGCTGTCTTCGACGACGGTTGCCGCGCCGAACTCCTGGGGAGCGCACGAGTACATGGTGAAAGCCTTTCCTCAGCTGCTGCCCAAAACCCAGACCGACAGCGGTTACCGGGGTCTGCGATGCACCGCCGTGGACGGCAATCTGCAGCCGATCGATGTGAATCAATCGCGGGACTCGCTGAACCGGTTGTCCTGCAACGGAGACCTCGATCCAGTGTGGCGACTCGTCGTGGTCTGCAGCACGGTCAGCGTGAACGAGAATTTCGGCCCGGCGGCCGACCGCCCGGTGACCGTCGACGAGCGCTGGCAGCGTCCTTCGGGGAACGGGCGGGTTATCGGGCAGGATGTTCCCGCCTCGGACGATCGCCGTGAGCTCAGCGGGCAGTTGAAGATCCAGTTCTTCGATGAAACCCGCAAGTACTGCGATATCGCCGTCCTCGGCGGCAACTCCGGCCGGGATCTCTACGACCGCTGGTGGCTCGACGCACCCTTGTAA